One Babylonia areolata isolate BAREFJ2019XMU chromosome 27, ASM4173473v1, whole genome shotgun sequence DNA window includes the following coding sequences:
- the LOC143301308 gene encoding protein FAM124A-like, with translation MASSPEAGSSKVHLTLHVPPGRSRQMRKLLKPHLRPADPALSLLHVQERESPIARSPLRPRHHVPGYHVGRQALSTPALSLVVFLPEGHTLQQARQRLHDFPWNLHHRIELQTPQWGGGAGGVRGQQEFYSLSRQYPLCALCAAPCLAACTVRWTLFVRNFRAMLHFYRLLTDTEMESSKADFAVFTVNAAPAPVRSSSSSSWSDIQSSSSPSTLSCTVQLALKHCPHLDPYPLTSAYLTFYVRNLRSLRAVLGGVVEEMSPDSLLARDPDGNCVLLHHAPPIPLPQPPTLFRTARKHVRTGNHHAEHASPLWASGPGSSKDSCDSQDSGRFSDSERGSSQLNHRLHRLVTEVGLHGADHGRTLDTDSERHVQHAAPLHSDTAGSKVRVAGLSAIRHGKQLAYL, from the coding sequence ATGGCCAGCAGCCCAGAGGCTGGCAGCAGCAAGGTTCACCTGACGCTGCACGTGCCCCCAGGCCGCAGCAGGCAGATGCGGAAGCTGTTGAAGCCTCACCTCCGGCCCGCGGACCCCGCCCTCAgcctgctgcacgtgcaggagaGGGAGTCGCCCATCGCCCGGTCCCCGCTCAGACCCCGCCACCACGTGCCCGGGTACCACGTGGGCCGCCAGGCGCTCAGCACGCCCGCCCTCAGCCTGGTCGTCTTCCTGCCCGAGGGCCACACTCTGCAGCAGGCCCGGCAACGCCTGCACGACTTCCCCTGGAACCTCCACCACCGCATCGAGCTGCAGACCCCgcagtgggggggcggggctgggggtgtgAGGGGCCAGCAGGAGTTCTACAGCCTGTCCCGACAGTACCCTCTGTGCGCGCTGTGTGCCGCGCCCTGTCTGGCGGCCTGCACGGTGCGCTGGACCCTCTTCGTCAGGAACTTCCGCGCCATGCTGCACTTCTACCGCCTCCTCACCGACACGGAGATGGAGAGCTCCAAGGCAGACTTCGCTGTCTTCACCGTCAACGCCGCCCCTGCACCAGTCAGGTCGTCGTCGTCGAGTTCCTGGTCAGACATACAGTCGTCTTCATCACCGTCGACGTTGTCGTGTACTGTTCAGCTGGCCTTGAAGCACTGCCCTCACCTTGACCCTTACCCCCTGACGTCCGCCTACCTGACCTTCTACGTGCGGAACCTGAGGTCGCTGAGGGCGGTgctggggggtgtggtggaggagatGTCTCCCGACAGTCTGCTGGCCCGGGACCCCGACGGTAACTGTGTGCTGCTGCACCACGCGccgcccatccccctcccccaaccacccaccctcttCCGCACCGCCCGGAAACACGTCAGAACCGGAAACCACCACGCGGAGCATGCGTCACCGCTGTGGGCTTCCGGTCCCGGGAGCAGCAAGGACAGCTGTGACTCTCAGGACTCAGGCCGATTCTCGGACAGCGAGCGGGGCTCCAGTCAGCTGAACCACCGGCTGCACCGGCTGGTCACGGAGGTCGGCCTCCACGGCGCTGACCACGGCCGGACCTTGGACACAGACAGTGAGCGCCACGTGCAGCACGCTGCTCCCCTGCACTCTGACACAGCTGGCTCAAAGGTCAGGGTCGCTGGCCTCAGTGCTATCCGCCATGGGAAACAGCTGGCCTATCTGTAA